Part of the Zingiber officinale cultivar Zhangliang chromosome 8A, Zo_v1.1, whole genome shotgun sequence genome, ttactactttaaaattaaataataagttgaGGAGGTGTTTGTGGTTAGAGTGTTTCATTGGGTGTGCCAGAGGTTGAAGGAACTCTTTTTAAAGTTGTGGTCCATGTGGCTTCCTCTTGAATAGGTTATTGAAGAGCTTATCAACTTAGTACTACTTATTGGAGCCTTTATGAGACTGCACGACTACATAAGCAGCCAGAATCATAAAACTAAAAATTTCAGCTTATTTATCATTGGCAAAGGGTCATTACACTTGGCAGGGAGACTGGGCCTAATGATGCTCAGCGTGTTTGTTTGAGTATTTTATTAATTTGCCGCTTAAACTGAGCCGAGATAAACAATGAATTTTATCTCTAAATCATTCTGGGAAGATATACCAGTGTTTATGATCAGCAATTGAATCAATAAGCCTTATGCTTAAATTGGTTAGatattcaattaaattatttGGTGTGTGCTATACAATATGCAAAGGAACCAATAAGCCATGTTCCTACATTCACAATGCTCAGTGGTTAGCAAGGTATGCAATCTGTTCTCACATTAACAATGCTTAGTGGTTACATGATATGCAATGATTGCTAATCTACTGTAATTTAGAATGTTCTGCATCTTACTTTTAGGTATGGGCCATGAATGTGTGAATCATTTTTTTATGTATAATGACATTGTCTTCCTGTAGATTGAAATTGCTGCAATTTTACAGTGGTAGAAGATGAAACCTTTTCACATGCAAAAATGTAAGTAGGATTAGCCGGAAGTTGGGaaagttttgtttgtttctcATCTTTGACAACACCGATCTATCTATTTCGTCACTGGCTATATCATTCTGCCTTCACCAAGCTTTTGAATGAAGGCTCAGGAATTCTTGAGTAATTTGTGTTCTCCTACACTCGGTTGTGATTAGAAGGATACCATTCACTTTGATTGTTAGATTGCCTATGGAAAAAACTCCTTTATTGAATATAGGTATTGACAAGTAAGACTAGCAAGTGCCTTTTCCTATTATCCTTATCCATAATTCCTTCCATTACTTTTTGTTTATTCAATTCAGTATCCATAGTTTGTTTTGGGAACTCAACTCAACTATTTTTGTCCTGAAATTCTTAAGTGGATTGTATGAATTGATCCTCTCTGtgacaaattattatttttaatgactattttttaaatttcttgtaCAATGTCACTTTTTTCTGAACCGTGCCAATGGAGTTCTCTAGCTAATCTCCATTTGAACTCTGGCCTATGGAGAATTTGTCATTTTGGGTTGTTCAGTCTTATAACTTGGTACTTTTCCTGTGCTTTTAGTGCGCCTAGAAAGCTGCAGACTTTAATTAAAAAACACAGTCAGTGCAAACCTAGATTTTCTTGGGTGATATAAAAAGCAATtatacacacatatatatataatagttttAGAAAAAAATCAGTCATTATTCCTAGTCCAAATATTAGAATTTATGtcattcaaaattttatatttttaacatGAATGGGATGGAAAGGGAGGGTTGTAAATGGAGTTAGTAGTTGCTTGTTGGGAAGGGATTGGGTGCCGAGGTGATGAGTTGAGGGAGGGAACATTGTTCATTGATAGAATTTACTGATGGAGAGGGTTTAAGGGAATGGTGGTGTTGTAAAGGATGATATTAGTGGATTGTGGCCCTTGTGAAGAATATAGGATTGACAATATTCTAAATGGCGGTTGAAGTGGCCGCCTAGGCGGGAGGCGGACCTTAACCACACTACATTTGTGAAAGGCGGTGGTTTAGGCGGCGGTCAAACGAAAAACCTTTAGCTTTGGACGCGTCGCCGAATCGGGCGATGCGTCTAGAGGCCGccgtttttttttaactttggaTTTAATCGatactttatattaataattttaatcaacttctacctacaaaaaaaatagatatatttttagcTTCTACCtatgattgagataatttaaataggcttaatttaagcctaataaaattatcatatatatatataaattattattttttaaaaaatattagattaacttttttatttttcgttaatatattttatagtatttttttttctaatttttgatcctttatttaatttatgatcctttatttaatttttgattctttgcttaatatattatttaattatgtataaaaatagtaaaaaaatgttCAACCGCCTAGGCACCGAGGTGCTCAGGCGGCCGAGGCGTTAGGTGGTCACTGACCGCTCTGCCACCATTTATCGACATTTACAACACTGAAGTTTGGTGACGGGAGAGGGTTAGGAGCCAACATGACAGTGTAATTCAAATACCCAAATTAGTTATCTCGCGCTACTGCTACTTCTTAACCCTCATTAAACCTTTTTTTCTTCCTTAAAAGCAAAACTATCAAATGTGATATTATTTAATGAGTCAGCCACAGTCTGCCTCTGACTCTGGACTTGATCACAATGCCAATGAGCATCTGTCAGTTAGGAATGATGAACCATAAAATAATATGCTCACCCCTCGAGTAACTGCCTAGCAATGTCACTGATTAGAGCAGAACCTACTCCACTATGCAACATTGTTTCTTGTACCATTTCATTTTACTTGCAAAATGCAAGTATTTCTTGTAGTCACTCTTCTTTGTCATTGGGGTTTTATTTCTCATCATTGGGAATGGGAACAATATTTACTTGTTTATGCTATTCATTTATCTTTTTTGTTTTATGAAATATATCTGGAACAGGTCCGGTTTCTCACCAAAATCTACCATCCTAACATTGACAAGGCAAGAAGTTCTACTTTCGACTCTTATCGATTTGCAAGAAATACATTCTAATTTCATGGATTTGATATGCAGCTTGGAAGAATATGCCTTGACATCCTGAAGGACAAATGGAGTCCAGCTCTCCAAATTAGAACAGTATTACTCAGGTGACATAGTTCTAGTTATTATTTTGTTTGTAATCATCAAAAGTTGTTATGCAATTTTACACTGGGATGTTAAGGTACTCAATCTGCTAGGGTAGCAAAGGCACCAGTTTATTCCCTCATTAGCAAGAGAGGGGACAATCAATATTGATGTGGCGGTGCACAGGCAACACCTCTCTTATGGTATTTTGTCATGGTTGATGCTTAGTCGACCTTTCTTGCCCCATAAATAGGACCTTTTTTTCATGTTGGCTGATGCAGGCTCATATGGAAATTGAAGTTATATAAACATGTTCCTAATTCCTTTGTCCCAGCCTGCATGGTCTTGTTGGACCAGAATGGATTGATGACTAGTGCATTACTACATGCTTAACTTTAAAATTGTAGTATTTTTGATTCTTCATTGTGAAAACAATGTTGAGTCATAACTTTTGGGCTTAGGAATATAAGCATTTCTAATATTTCTTATTGATCTAATTTTGCCTACTTATTACTTGGTCCCGTAGTATTCTGATCCCTGATAACTCTTTCAGAAATCCATTTCATGAATCTCTCTCGATTGTATTTGTGAGCTTGGGGAGTAATAGTCGTTATTTATTATGATTTCAGTATCCAAGCACTTCTTAGTGCTCCAAATCCAGATGACCCTCTTTCTGAGAACATTGCGAAGCATTGGAAATCGAATGAATCAGAAGCTGTGGAGACAGGTAAGATCTTGGCCATGAATATTATCAATCTTAAGCTTCTCGCTTTAATTCTTATGGTTTCCATTTGGTGATGCAGCAAAAGAGTGGACGCATCTATATGCCACCAGCGCATAAACATTGTTGCAAACAGTTGAGTAAGCTATCTATACTAAAAGTTTATTAATCCATACATGTTGAACTAGGTGCAGTCAAGAACATGCTTTTCTTGTACTGCAAGGTATTGTATCATTATCTTGGGTTGGAAGGTACCTCTTCATGTGCTTGCAAAAGCCACAGTTTTTCTTTCTTCCGTGCCATTGGAGTTCTTAAAGATTCTTTTGTAGAAGAAGTTTGTTATGGTAGGAACCGATGTCAAATAAGATGTTTGAATTTATCCTTGTGTCTACTTGCTCAGTTCAGATCATTAGATTAAGATCTAACAAAAACCATTAATTACAAAGGAAAGAGAGCATGCTCTCCTTGTCAGTTACAATGCTAACTTCAACAACGATTCTAGTTCGTTTGGTTCATAAATGGAATAAACAACGAATAGAACAACTATTTCTAGAGATAGTTTTTTTTATGTATTATTGTACAAATGAAATAATTGTTTTTATGTTCAGTTTGTCGAAATATTATTAGGAATAGATAAAGAATAGTCCAACTCAACTAGTCTATATAAATTACCTACTTGGTTCGTTTATCCTGGTCAATTCTCACTTAGTGCATTAGACTTGCCTACTGCTTCACTCAATCTATTTCATTTGTTTGCCTTGATCAATTCAACCAACATAACTAGCTCGGCTAGTCAGATTAGGGTGAACGACTTGACTTGCCCAATCAGCTCTCCAAGCAACTTAATTGGTAGCTCAGTTTATTTAGTCCCCTTTGCTTTCTTAACATGATCAATGTGATTCGGCTAGGTAGGCCAAACAAACTGAATGGAGATGTCTTGGCGGACTCGTTTGACTTACTTGTCCTTTTAGTTGTCTAACTCAATCAATTCTATCAGTCCATTCAACTCAATCGACTTCATTAATTTATATCTTCTAGTCCAACCAAACCAAACCCACCTAATTCAAATGGGCATGTGAAAAATCGATAAGAAGTGATTAGTCGTACTAATTCTCATAAAGAATCATAATTAATTAACATCAAATTTTcaaagagtatatatatatatatattccatagATGTACAGACTCGCCATCGTCCCTGTCGCCGATTGCCGCCAGGGGCTAGCTAGCCGGCTACAGCGACCGGTTTCTTGAACCATCACGACGCTTTAATTAATGCGTATCGCAAGCAAGCAAGCAAGCAAATTAAATAGCGCACGCAATCAGTGAGAGCGAGCTCCGCATAAAAATCCCACGCCCGGCGACAAAACCGCAAGCCAGGCGAGCGACGGCAACCGTGGGGATGGGCGCGACATCGACCTCGTCGACGGACTCCTACCGCAATCGGCCAAGAGAACTAAACGGTCACATCCACCCAACCGCATTCCCGTCGCCGTCATGGCAACTCCCACGCCCTCTTGTACCCTTTCCCACAATCACCATGTGGACTGCAGGGACCGAGCCACCTGTTTCTTTCTTTCTATCTAGAAAATTCAATTTCACGAACTGCAACAGATTGAATGTTTCTGCTGCCTTGTGCTTCTTGTactaactctctctctctctctctctctctctcactgtCTCTCTGTGTCTTCATTGTATTTATTGCTGGCGAGCACTTCGCAGCAGTAATTTGACTGGACTGGACAATTCCAAGAGTAGGGATTTGGACTTTCAAGATGGAGAACAGAAAGGTACCCTTCCATCCACGTGATGGGTCCTATTTGTAATCGAGCTCGACTGTCCCCAGTCAATCTACTCAAGGAGAGGAAAAGGCTCAATGCTCATGCTCAGTAGTCAGTAGTCAATCCACAATGAATGAAGCAGGTACTCGAAATCCAACTTCCACAACCACCTCGAGGCCGAACCACCCGATCACAGCGCCTTTAATGCCAATCATAGTGTCCCATGCCACCTTTTCATTTAATAGTCAAAATATTTGATGACTTCAGTTTGCTTTGAAACTATTTTAATTACTTGATACATACAAAATTAATGTCGGAAAGGAGAATCAGTTATCAGTCCATTTCTAACACTGTTTTAGGTCAAACATCAAACATATTCTATTCGTGTTTGTTTATGCTTGTCTCCAAtcattggaagaaggaagaagcagCGGCAGCAGCTCTACTGGGATCCTTGAATTTTTTTACTTGGCCTCATTGTAGCAATCATGTTCTAAGCTATGCAAGTGTTCGTCAACAGTTCGTGAGGTGGTGATGTGAAGAGCTCTAGCTCTCTACGGTATCTAGCTAGGAAGGACATATATATACAGGTAATAGACGTAAAATCAAATAAAGAATTAAGATTAAGATTAATTACTCTTAAATCATAGAAAGGACCTTCATGTACATTATACATTAGTTTCATGATCATGATCATGATAATGATATATCATCCATGTGGATCATGCATGAGTGGTTCATTGAATGAGCAAGGACTTAACCTAGCTAGCTACTTCTCGAACTGGCCTAGCCTGTCGTCCCCCAGCCTCGTTCTGCATGCAGCCTTCTTATACTGGTTCCACGTGAACTCCCTGTACTTGCTCTGCTCCCCCTCCTCCATCACCTCCCCCAATGGCGCAATCTTCTCTCCCGGAGCAACCCCCAAGAAGTAGATCATCGACACTCGACACTTCACGCCGTTGGCCATCACCCTGTGCCTCACGCTCCGTAGCCTCCCGTTCGTCAGCACCTGAGAACGGATCGAGTTAATGGGAATGAATTGTACTGATCATGTTGCTTTCGCGCATGCATACATATATGGATGCATGCAGAGTGATATATGGTGGTTTACCTGAAGAGAGTCGCCGACGATAATGAAGAAGGACTGGTGGTCCGGCGGGACGGAGACCCAGCTCCCGTCCTTGAGGGCGATCTGTAGCCCTGCGCTGTCGTTGGACCGAAGAACAGAGATCACTTGCGGGTCCGTGTGTTCTCCGAACCCTGTCAAGCTACGATCGAGCTGCTTCTCCGGTTGTGGAAACTCCGGGTAGTGATTGAGCCTGATGATTCCTTCGCTTTGCTCGCCCATCACCAGGTTACTGAAAATCTTCCTTTCTTTGCAATTTAGTCCCTCCGCCATTAATTCCAGCACCTCGCGAGCTAGTTCTTTCACTCTCCGCAAGTACTCCGCCAAAGCAGAGCTGAAACAGAGTAGCCATGAAGAAGTTAACTGTAAGGAATTAAGTACTGCTTTACGTGAAAAATGATGGTAATTGTCCCCACCGGAAAGAGGAGGTGGCCATGGGAGCGCGAGAGAAGGGGTCGTCTCCGGCGACGGGGAAGAGGAGGTACTCCAGCCAACCGACGTCGCCGTTGGGCCCAATTCGCTTGTTGCCATAGCCGAAGGGGTCGGCGGTGTTAGCCTTCTCCTTTTCAGCCTGCGGGGAGTGGAAGAACTCGAGCGTAGCAGACTCCAGACGTTGCATGAGATGCAAAGGAATGCCATGGCCGGTGAGCTTGAAGAAGCCGAAGTCTTGGCACGCGGCCACGATGGATTCCCCGGCGCCGGGATGAGAGAGGTCCACGACGGGGACGCCGGGGAAGTGAGTTCCGGCGTCGGGAGGCGGGAGGAGGGGGATCGGCTCCAGAGCGGGGCTGGTCGAGGCTACCATGGCAAATGTGTAGAAGAAGGTGCAATTGTGCATGAGAGACGAAGCTTAAACAACatccaattaataaataataatttaggcatattattattattattattattattgatattttattatttttctggatatcttatatttaaaatttttttttacggCTAAAAataacaagtaaataaattaaaactttaatttttaatttaactaaCAAAAATGCGCTGCGCTTCGCTGGCAtttgaaagaaaattaaaatttttaatttatataattcatttttttaatataaagctTCATTGTCAAGCCCATGGGAGATTGAGAGGGCTTTCTGGTCCTACTTCGTCTTCAACTACCTGAAGCTGGACGGCGACGGCGAATGCGATGGCGACTGAAAGGTCAATAATCTTCTTACTCTTCCCCTTGTTCGTAGGCCTTCTTTGCCGCTGATTCGGGCTTCACAGCGAGCTGTTGTGTTTGTAGTTGATTGTTGAAGTTCTCCAGCTGAATCTGAGTTACTCTTGTTGCACGAACTCGCACATACTATTTCGATCGATATCCATCGACGTGGTTTGCTTGACGATTAGATCTTAGAACACTATTACACTCGCAATACTTCAATTGAAAGGTCCAATCTTGCTGCAAAAGAGCCCTCTTTCCATGGAGAACACATGCAATGTAGAAAATGCCACATTCTTTTATACGCAAAGCATGTTGAACATTAGAAAATAATGAGAGCACATATCTAACTATAATCTCATTGTGATCATAAACCTTCAAAGTCTTCATTCATTTTTCAGCATGGAAACGACGGCCATTGCCATTTTACTTTTGTTACCTTTCATCGTCACTATTTCAACTGTGCCTCTGTGAGATATAGATGGTCCCCGTTACGTATTATGCTTATATCATCAATTTCTCCATTCTCTTGGTTGATCACTTTGGTAGGATGATGCCCCAGAAACTTATCTTCTGCAACTTTTAAAAGCCATGATTAAATACAATGGAAAATACATGACAGATTACTTGTTGCTAATTATAATCTACGCTTCTCTCGCAGTCCTGTTTCTCTATTTCTCTTCATCTATGAGTTTTATTTGAGAGGCCAGAAAGATGGAAAATTGCCTATCGTGCTAGTTGTAATAACCTCAACATTAATGCTAGTGAGCTAAGCAGTACTAGCATATGCAA contains:
- the LOC122009823 gene encoding ubiquitin-conjugating enzyme E2 36-like; translated protein: MANSNLPRRIIKETQRLLSEPAPGISASPSEDNMRYFNVMILGPTQSPYEGGVFKLELFLPEEYPMAAPKVRFLTKIYHPNIDKLGRICLDILKDKWSPALQIRTVLLSIQALLSAPNPDDPLSENIAKHWKSNESEAVETAKEWTHLYATSA
- the LOC122011990 gene encoding gibberellin 2-beta-dioxygenase-like, which produces MVASTSPALEPIPLLPPPDAGTHFPGVPVVDLSHPGAGESIVAACQDFGFFKLTGHGIPLHLMQRLESATLEFFHSPQAEKEKANTADPFGYGNKRIGPNGDVGWLEYLLFPVAGDDPFSRAPMATSSFRSALAEYLRRVKELAREVLELMAEGLNCKERKIFSNLVMGEQSEGIIRLNHYPEFPQPEKQLDRSLTGFGEHTDPQVISVLRSNDSAGLQIALKDGSWVSVPPDHQSFFIIVGDSLQVLTNGRLRSVRHRVMANGVKCRVSMIYFLGVAPGEKIAPLGEVMEEGEQSKYREFTWNQYKKAACRTRLGDDRLGQFEK